GAGCGCGCTCATCGCGACGAACAGCGCGTGCGAGGTGCCCAGCGTGGGGACCACGCACGCCTCCGGCACCTGGTTGGCAGCGGCGATGGCCTCCACCAGCCACGCATAAGCCCTTGAATCTACAGGTGAATCAATGGGCGGCAGCTCGCGCTCACCGAAGGAGGCGACGCCGCTGGAGGCGAGGTCGAGCTCGGCGCGCCCGACGTGCTCGAAGGCCCAGTGGAGGTAGTGCGTGCGGCGGATCATGCGGACGTGCCTAGCGCTTCCCGGTGAGCGTGGCCTTGCCCTCGCGCACGAGGCCCGCGTTCGCGCGCGACGCCGCGAGGGTGCCGACGAGCTGGTCGCCGGTGACCTTGGCGCTGAACGTGCCGTAGAACCCGTTGTCGTCCGCCTCCTTCGGGCGGAGCGCGGCGGTGACCAGCTCGCCGTCGCGGCGGCCCTCGAGGAACCCCGCGCCGAGCGCGCCTTCGAAGGTGCCCGTGACGGCGTCACCGCCAGAGATCTCGAGGGTGAGCTTGCCGTCGCCGACGCCCTCTTTGCCGTCCTCGCCCTTCCACTTGGCGCCCTCGGGCACGGTGATGGCCGTGACCGCCGTGGTCGTGTACGAGCCGGTGAAGCTGCGCGCGCCCTTCGCCGGGGCGGGCGCGGCGGCCGCGCCGGCCTCGGAGGGGGCGCCCCCGGAGGCAGCCGGCGTCGCGGACACGGAGGGCGCGGGCTGAGGCGCGTCGGTCGAGGGCTTCGAGCAGCCGGCGAGCGTCGCCGCCAGCACGCACACGCAAGCCGCGGCGAACGTGAAGCGCGGGCTCACGAGGCCACCTCGTCGCCCAGGGCGCGGGCGCCCGCGCGCGAGAGCACGCGCACGCCGAGCTCCCCCTCGATGACGACGAGCTCGCCGCGCGCGACCTCGGTGCCCGAGACGCGGAGCACGACCGGCTCGCCGATCCCGCGGCCGAGCGCGATGACGTCACCGGGGCGGGTGTCGGCCCAGGCGCTCGCGGAGAGCTCCGCGGCTCCGAGCTCCACGCGCACGACGAGGGGCACGTCGGCGAGCACGTCGTGCGCGCCGATCGGCAGAGGCGCGGTCTGCGCGTGAGCGGCGGTGTCCTTCGAGTCCATGCGGGCGTTGCCTCCTCGGGGCGGAGGCTCCCTCGTCGCGTCGGTCGCGACGAGCGGCATCGCCACTCGCTCGGCACTTAGCACAAGCCGGCCGGGTCCCGACAACTCCGCGACGAGCCCGACCTCGCCCCGAGGGGCCACGAGCGCGACGCGGCCGCGAGGGCCGTGGGCGCGGAGCTCCTCCGCGGACGCCGCCATCCACCCGGTGAGCCCGGTGAGCAGCACGTCGCCCGGCGCGAGGCGCGCGAGCTCGCCCACCGTCGCGAGGCAGCTCGCGACCACCACGCGGAGGGCCAGCGGCGTGGGGCCGAGGGACGCGAGCGCGGCGCTGGAGAAGGCCCACGGCGGCGGATCGAGCGGCCCACGCGCCTCGCGATCGGCAGGCATGCGCGCCGCGTCGACGACGACCAGCGCCGAGAAGGCCTCGTCGCCCACGAGCACCGTCAGGTTCGCCGCGAGCAGGTTCGCCGCGAGCAGGTTCGCCGCGAGCGCCGTGCCCGCGGCCGCCAGATCGAGCAGCATCGGCGCCCCCGGCCCCGCGTGGAGCACGGCGGGGGCGGCGTCGGCGTGGGCGCGGGCCGCCACCGCGCGCACGATCGCCGCGAGGGCGCCGGCGAGCTCGGGCGCGGGCGTGGCGGGGGCGGCGACGATGGGCGGGGGCGCGCGGCCGAGGGCGAGCGCTGTGACGGTCACGGCGAGCGCGGGCTCGGCGATCACGAGCACCCGCGCGCCGTCGCGTGCGCGGGCGCGATCGGCGGGGGCGAGGAGCACGCCGACCGAGCCGCCCGCCTGCCCCGGCAGCGCCGCGAGAGAAGCCGCGGTCGCCTGGCGCACGGTCTTGAGGCGCGCGCGGACAGGGGCCTGGAGAATATTCTCGAGCTCTTTCGATAGCTTACCTAGGTTAATGGCGCGCGCCGCGACGCGACGTAGCCGGCGCGCGGCGGCGACCTCGGCGCGCGTGAGCCCCTCGAGGAGGCGAAACGGGAACGGCTCGACGCGCGGCGCGCCCCGGCCGGCGCTCACACGCTCACCTCGGCCTCTCGACCGCGAGGGTGAAGTGACGGTCGCTCGTGGCCTGCGCGGCCTCGGGCCGCACCCCGAGGGGCGCGAGGATCGCGCGGACCTCGTCCACCCGCAGCGACGCCCGCAGCGACGCGCGAAAGAGCCCGACCTGCCTCTCGAACGACGCGAGGGACACCCCTTCGGGCGGCGCGCCAGCGTGGAGCGCCACCAGCGCCGCGAGCTCGTCCTCGGAGCGCGGGCGCGTCAGATCGCGCACGAAGAGGAGCGCGCCGGGCGCGACCCCAGCCCACCACGCCGCGAGCGCGGCGCCGGGCTCCGGCAGGTGGTGGACCACGCTGTTCGAGCAGACCACGTCGAAGGGGCCGCCGTCGGGCGCGGTGAAGTGGCCCTCCGGAGCGCGCTTCGCGTCCGTCTTCCGCAGGAGGATCCTGTCTTCGAGGCCCGCGCGGGCCACGTTCTCCGCCGCGCGCGCGAGCATGTGGTCGGCGAGCTCGGTG
This genomic window from Myxococcales bacterium contains:
- a CDS encoding methyltransferase domain-containing protein, coding for MSLAGAPDPLPRVREPEVMDTADEAADYDAMDHAAVNATFCDDLLRLRRSPGPTARTPTARPRWVLDLGTGTARIPIALCARDPHVKIVGTELADHMLARAAENVARAGLEDRILLRKTDAKRAPEGHFTAPDGGPFDVVCSNSVVHHLPEPGAALAAWWAGVAPGALLFVRDLTRPRSEDELAALVALHAGAPPEGVSLASFERQVGLFRASLRASLRVDEVRAILAPLGVRPEAAQATSDRHFTLAVERPR
- a CDS encoding FliM/FliN family flagellar motor switch protein, with the protein product MSAGRGAPRVEPFPFRLLEGLTRAEVAAARRLRRVAARAINLGKLSKELENILQAPVRARLKTVRQATAASLAALPGQAGGSVGVLLAPADRARARDGARVLVIAEPALAVTVTALALGRAPPPIVAAPATPAPELAGALAAIVRAVAARAHADAAPAVLHAGPGAPMLLDLAAAGTALAANLLAANLLAANLTVLVGDEAFSALVVVDAARMPADREARGPLDPPPWAFSSAALASLGPTPLALRVVVASCLATVGELARLAPGDVLLTGLTGWMAASAEELRAHGPRGRVALVAPRGEVGLVAELSGPGRLVLSAERVAMPLVATDATREPPPRGGNARMDSKDTAAHAQTAPLPIGAHDVLADVPLVVRVELGAAELSASAWADTRPGDVIALGRGIGEPVVLRVSGTEVARGELVVIEGELGVRVLSRAGARALGDEVAS